The following proteins come from a genomic window of Elusimicrobiota bacterium:
- a CDS encoding superoxide dismutase family protein, protein MKKLLYCFIPIFAACVVSAQGLEVEMRAATPTGAGESLGTVRLVETKYGLAFYPNLAGLPTGLHGFHVHENPSCEPGQKDGKTVAALAAGGHYDPKNTKAHGEPWGDGHLGDLPALYVDPDGTAVNPVLAPRLRMKNVRGRSLMIHVGGDNHADHPMPLGGGGARMACGVIPE, encoded by the coding sequence ATGAAAAAGCTGTTGTATTGCTTTATTCCGATTTTCGCGGCCTGCGTGGTTTCCGCCCAAGGTCTCGAGGTGGAAATGCGCGCCGCCACGCCGACCGGCGCCGGCGAATCGCTGGGGACCGTCCGCCTTGTGGAAACAAAATACGGCCTGGCCTTTTATCCCAACCTGGCGGGCTTGCCCACGGGCCTTCACGGTTTTCACGTCCATGAGAACCCTTCCTGCGAGCCCGGCCAGAAAGACGGCAAGACCGTGGCCGCGCTGGCGGCGGGCGGACACTACGATCCCAAGAACACCAAGGCCCACGGCGAACCCTGGGGCGACGGCCACCTGGGCGACCTGCCCGCGCTTTATGTCGATCCCGACGGCACCGCCGTCAACCCCGTGCTCGCGCCGCGCCTGCGGATGAAAAACGTCCGCGGCCGCTCGCTCATGATCCACGTGGGCGGCGACAACCACGCCGACCACCCGATGCCCCTGGGCGGCGGTGGCGCGCGCATGGCCTGCGGCGTCATTCCAGAATAG